The Ananas comosus cultivar F153 linkage group 4, ASM154086v1, whole genome shotgun sequence region GATTTATTTGCTTTTCTGTGGTTTTGCCTTCTACTTTACCTTCAAAAACATTTTATCTGTGCTTACTTTGTTGTCATTGAATGTGAAGTTGGAACTTCCTGCCCTAGCAGAAGTAAAATAATTGGAGCTTTTTATTTCCATATTCTCATTTAGCTTTCTGCTGTAGCAGAAGTAAAATAATTGGAGCTTCTGCGCATGGGGACCAAGTGCACATTGTAGCTTCCCACCATAGTAGGAGCTTTTTTGCAAAATTGCCATCTCCTGCTTGTCAAGGAAGAGCAGCTGTTTGAAAAGCGAAGTCAAACCGGCACATATGCTGGTTTTCAATTTCAGTTGGCAAGCTGCTGTTTGCAGCAAAAAGCTTTTAGATACAAACATTAAATGGAAAATACTCCTGTTTGTCGTAATTGCTACTTTGCATGTGTTGAATTTATGATTATTTAAGCAGCCTTTATTGATCCAGTTATTGTGAAGCAAGTTTAACCTAATCAAATTGTCACTGTGATAGATATGTAGAGCGCTGGCATATCTTCATACCACCATTGGAGTTTGTCACAGAGATATCAAGCCACAGAATCTGCTGGTATGCATGCTTAATTATTGTGTTGTTTTCCTCTTAGTGTCTTTTGGGTGCATTCAGCTTCTGCAACTTATAAGCCTCTATGCGAATTGATTAGAAAGAATCAAGTTTACTATTCTTTGCTCAAGTTGTAACACTTGTGGAATAGGATATGCTGTCCATTTCATGTGTACCAATTTTAGTATATTCCTTAAACAGACTATAATATAGAATGTTTCTGTAATAGGTGAATCCACATACTCACCAGCTGAAAATATGTGACTTTGGGAGCGCAAAAGTCTTGGTATGTTGCTTCATGCTTGACAGTGAAGGATCTCTTTCAAGTGACAAAAATGTAATCCTACTTTCATTTTATCCTTACAGGTGAAAGGGGAACCAAATATAGCATACATCTGTTCTAGATACTATAGAGCTCCAGAGCTTATATTTGGGGCAACGGAGTACACAACAGGAATCGACATCTGGTCAGCTGGTTGTGTCTTTGCTGAACTCCTGCTTGGACAGGTAATTTGCAGTTATTAGGagtatatatacaaaaaattccaCAATTTCACTGTCCCCATCAACTTAAGAGTTCAGGGAGAAAAATTGCTTAAACTTGCTGTAAATTTTTGATGTGCTCTTTGATAGCCTTTGTTTCCTGGCGAGAGTGGAGTTGACCAACTTGTTGAAATCATTAAGGTAATCTAACCTGCTGTTTCTGAACTTGAAAGTTCCACCATTCTCAGTTCATCTGATATGCTTTTATTTTGCAGGTTCTAGGTACTCCTACCAGAGAAGAAATCAAATGTATGAATCCTAACTACACCGAATTTAAGTTCCCGCAAATTAAAGCTCACCCATGGCATAAGGTGTGCTTCAACTAATgtatacaatttttttcttatttccccCCATCCTTTTGCTTCTAAATCTGATTACCTGTTATTTTATCACCAGATATTCGGTAAAAGAATGCCACCTGAAGCTGTGGATCTCGTCTCTAGGTTTCTCCAGTACTCTCCGAACTTGCGATGCACTGCTGTGAGTATTTACATAAATACAATGCATAATTGAGGACCTGTTGGATCCAGTTGGATAGTTTATGCCTTCGCTACTTGGAGTAGTGAAACCATTTCAGAATCCAGGCGAGAGAGGCCTCTTATTGAAACAGATTTGTTTCCCCTTGTTACATTCTTCAATCCATGCTTCATATCCGGTAATATAAGTTATTTTGATGCACAGTTGGAGGCATTAATTCATCCATTTTTCGATGAACTTCGCGACCCAAATAGCCGCCTACCCAACGGTCGTTTTCTTCCCCCTCTCTTTAATTTCAAGCCTCATGGTGAGTGTCAAGTAAAAGATCATCGCTCTACTACTTACTGGAAGCAACACAATTTATTGTGTTTAatacttatttttaattatttattatatctgaACAGAGTTGAAGGGAGTGCCGATGGAGACTCTATTGAAGTTGGTTCCCGAGCACGCAAGAAAACAATGTGCTTTTCTTGGGCTATAAGACGGCTTTAAGATTGCTACCTGAGAATAGCCCATCTACATCTGAATCAAGGCAATTACCGTCTTTCCCGTCCTGTGAAGTAGAGACTGTTTTCCCAAAACCTCAATGGGTTTCTTTTAGTACTCGATTGAGATCGATATAATAGATCTGTAACATTATGTAGAAGCTGAAAGAACGGATTTGTTCAGTTTGTTTTCACTTAATGTGTTCAGATGCCCTTTGAGATTGTATCCGTGCTTATTATCAGTAGTTTGGGAACCCATATGATATTTGGGGTTCTCTAAAGCACAATATTGTTTCTTCCCTTTTTCTGTCTTTCGGACCTTACGATCTGGCGCTTTGAGTTGCTCTTATTATGCTATGTTCCAAGAAGGGCCCGCCAGTCTTATATTCTCTGTGATTTTAGGCAATATTATTCGGCCTATTATGATCCATAACTACATATGCTAAGTTATGCTTCTGTCAAGATGGGATCGAAGGATGTGTTATGTTTCTGTCGGCAGGCGCTTGTGGTAAATGCTGGTGAAATTCGTCACTTGCATATTGGGATGATATTATTAATAGAACTGATTTTGATATTGATGAACAGATTTATATAATTTGGTTATTATTCGCtgagggggtgtttggttttctGTAAAACCAgctgaaaagaaaattttcacctgaaattttttttccaaacgtTTGATTTggtgtaaaagaaaaaattattttacacatGTGAAGAAAAACTCAACATTTCGTTTTCCGCCTCATTTctgcggaaaacgaaaactcggAGAAGAAATCTCTGCTCATGCACAGTTAAAGCATTGCGGTCCACAAGCTTAGGGTGAAAGCTCGTGGACCGCGTTAGTGGTCCATGCTGGACCACacacccaactctctctctctctctctctctccctctctcgtgtgtgtgtataagagagagagagaggggataaagaattattatatatattttatttatatttttattgtataatacatataatattatatacatactatgatacatattatagaaaaaacttcaaaaaacccctatggtttcgtattttttcatgttagtaccatgtagtttaaagtgtatcaagttagtactatgtgatttcacactttctcactttagtgccctgtgctttaaagtgtatcaagttagttctctgtaattttatttttatatcaagttagtacctcgtagttttatttttgtattaaattagtactctatagtttttaaaccatagggtactaaagtgagaaagtacgaaaccacagggtactaaagtaagaaagtgtgaaaccacagggtactaacttgatacactttaaatcacagggtactaaagtgaaaaagtgtaaaaGCACAGGATGCtaacttaatatactttaaacgacaggatactaaaataaggagaaaatatataattatttttttatttatctttttcttgctttttcttTCAACTAAATAACCgcgatgaaaaattattttttctttcctacaaatcaaacacaaaagaacgtaaaatttattttcctccgaaaaaaaaattttacacggaaatttttttttccacaatttTACCTGGAAACAGACAAACCCTAAACTGAATTAAGTCAGAATTGACGATGTCCATACTTCCTTTGATGTCAAGTACGTACGCTACGCCCTCTGTGGAAAGACTAGAATCATGGTTTATTCGATCAGTCTTTATTTTGATCGTACCACGAAGTACCTGTAGAAATAACAACATTTCTGTGTTGCTCCATGTGAAATTGTGGCCCCACCATTACATAAACCGTCTAGTAGGTTCCAGAGCCTTATAGAACCCTCCAGAGCCTTATAAACCGCCTAGTCGGTTCCAGAGCCTTATAgaaccgagagagagagagagagagagagagagagcccccGCATCAAATGTCTTTGCTAAGATAACACTTAAAAAAGAGATTACAGGGGACACATCCTCTTTGAGTTGAGAAATTCTatactatcacacttgcaccacgtcatcaataacaaattaatcacATTCCTTTTTcttaaacaaaagtataataaaaatatttatttacaatcatgatgggacatatacttCTAAAAGGAGACATTTGATTGGTTTATTATgtcacgtcaccaatatacatgttgcattctagaattttttcttTGAGTTGCCCTTTAAGTTGTGTGATTGGCAATAGTAAGCTTACAAGGCTCCTTAGTTTATTCGGCCCGTGAACTAAAGATGGGCACGCACGCCATGGCGTGCTGTTGCGTTTCTGCAACCCTCTGTGACCCCAAAAATCATGTGAGCTCCGAGTATCGAAAAGTGATAAGCCAATAATAATATGTCGGTGTACTAATATTCCTGTTCCGTATTATTTATCAATTACTACTTAAAACTTGATCTGTTTAATCTTTTCTTATGCACCCTTTTTGCCTACTACTTCCTGAAGCAAttcctttttttaatctaaacttTTCAGGGCGATTTACATGTCGGTTCCTAACCGCTTCTGCTTTTACAAATATGATCGTAAAATTTAGTATTCACATTTAATGCATTTCAACCCCGGGAGCCAATGATAGATAGAGTCGACGATCATGTGCGGTGTTTCATGCTAGAATTTGATTGAGACATAACATAAGCCAAGGTCGGCTTTTAACGGCGGATTCACGGGACACAAAATCTAATCAGGTCGATCAAATGGTCCCAAATATTGTTTTCGTAATGCTCCTTGTCCTGGAACTCGTACACGTTTCAATCACAAAATAAAGTGTTGGTCATATTCAGATCACGGCTACATGGATTTATTGTGGTCTTTTTCTTTGGCAGTTTTGTTCGTTAGGCTGGTGTAGGGAGTGCGTCATCAGTTAACATTTTGGCTTTTGTGAGGCTCCTCATTAGCCCAAAAGAATATAATTGGAGGAGAGAGGGTGAGGgtttcaaaagaaataaaataaatgttttATCTAAATTACTATGCTAGAACAACACTCCCATATAATCTCTACCTGAAACAAATAGATGCTTAATTACTGCTCATGCCATGTAAGTATATTAGCTCATAACTAGTACATTCTCTATCTATTTTGCCGTACTATGAAGCCTACTATTGTTCGCTGCGATAATATTCAAATATTTCTATTATTAAGAGAatgattatattaaaatatctataatatttattttttatctaaattttaaaaattaaattggagTTTGTACTTTTGAAACTCAAAAgtgtattcatattttttttttttttagagataagtaACACGCTACccttttcgtttatttcatttagacataaatttagttgaaaatatgaatcaactaggattcgaacgtCGGACCTCAGATACTAACCactaagttctttgccacttattCTAGGGATCGTCGGTTACATTCATACTTTATACCgtattatttcatttagaaatgatCTTGTTTCTCTCATGGCGCAGTAAAGCAATCTAAAGACCCCATCTCTTTGGCGGCAATTTGGTAGACTATCTGGACTGAAAGAAACAAGATCATTTTTCAAGGGACGCCTCCAAACGCAATCCGGGCTCTTAAACGCACCAAACTTCTCGCAAAATCTTGGATTGATCACCTCTAACCCTaatctttttccttttgttcctttctttctttttctttcacttcttTTTGTCTGCTTCAGAGGCCCTAGTTGCCTTCACTCTGTTTGTctaattcattttacttaataaatgaagcagatagcttgctaccttttctcaaaagaaataaatttagttaaaaatatgaaataactaggattcgaacttggaacctcggagACCAACCactaaattctttgccacttattCTAGGGACCGTCGGTTATATTCATACTTTATACCGTATTATTTGGCaactattttattaaaaaaaattgtgtaactattgtaaaaaaaaaaaaagaattaaaagcgAGGCAAAAGAGAATgatccagagagagagagagagagagagagagagagatgggtccGGAGCACAAAAAGGGCCAAGCAGGGTAAAGGGTGCATGGGGTGTGGGATTAGGCCCGTGAGTCGTGGTGACGTGTCCCATTGCATTGTCTCTTGCACCACCACGGCCACTACCACAGCCACAGGATCTCATCTTTCGGTCCACGGAAGGGCTAAAGTACAACACAAGTTCACGggcctctccttcttcttctctcctccaTACTCTCTGttctttccttttatttataGCCAATTACTATATAAAATTCACTAAGGCCCCATACAAATGACCTTGCTAGCCATAAGAGTAATAGGTTTTAGCTTTTCGTGGTGGCCTTATTGTTTCAATGAGCTCAGTAAtgtaaatcatcaacaatgctGCTTCACATGCCAAATGTTCACAAAAGTTATTTGCTCTTGCATGCTAGTGTGCTAGGCTACATTTCTAGTAACATCTCTAGTTTCaattgctaaaataaaaaacctaGTAGTGAAGGGGCTAATGATCTACACGAGAATGAAGTGGGGCTAGAGAAAATGTAGCTTGGTGTGATCGATCTCTTTAGAAGGTTCCCATAGCACTTCTCAATCTTTTAGTAGGACCTGTGAATAAAAGCAAACCATTATTAACCGTTCACCAATAGTGTGAACTTGTCAATCCCATCCCAACtctagaaataataataataataataaatatataaggaGGAATGTATCAGCAAAAAAACCTAAACACTCTGTTCGAAAGCAGAGACACCCCCACAAGAAAAGCAGAGAGTTTTGTTTCCtctgtaatttttttccccAACTCTTGTGTAAATTAAATTCATGTCATAGAAAATGAAGGGTGGATCACTTTATAGTCCCTAGGCAATGACCCCACAATCTACAAAGTTTGGACACGCGTCACCCTCCTCTTGGGAGAGGGTTCTTTTTCCACAAGATCAACAATGCCCTCATCTCATGAGCATAAATAACAGAGTCCCCTAACCCCCAACTCCCTGGTGGTTACAACCCCTTTACTCCCCCTCCCCTGTTCTTAACTGAACTCAGCTTATATTCTTTGCAAATGCATAGTTTTCGCGCATTTTTCCTGTTTTGGACATTGGTGGCACTCTTGTTATTAGCTTCTCAGGGCTCTAATGCTAGAACCCATTTCCATAAAAAGCAAAATAAGATCCGTCATAGAGACAATGGCGGCCCAGCTTTCGAGTCTCCTGTGCCGTCGTCCCCCGCCACCAATCCCCCGCCGAACGACACTTCGACTTACGAGGCAAATTCGAGCTCGGACGGTTGCATCTACGACGTGCGATCATTCGGAGCGGTCGGTGACGGCTCCACCGATGACACCGAGGCGTTCCGCTCCGCTTGGAAGGAGGTCTGCTCTGTCGAGTCTGCCACCCTGCTTGTGCCCTCCGACGGCGTGTTCATGATAACTTCCACTATCTTCTCCGGCCCGTGCCAACCCGGAATCGTGTTTCAGGTAATCCTCCTTGCTAACGtcgaatataaaatatcaaagcACCGTTCTCTATCAGCTTAAACTTTTTGAACAGTCGGTTTAAGTTTTCAGAGTAATCAACATCGTACTTTGCATTGCGACTATACGTCGATTATATATATGTGGAAGATCGTAAAATGCAGGTGGACGGGGTGTTGATGCCGCCGGACGGCCCCGATTGTTGGCCGGAGTCGGACAGTAAGAGGCAGTGGCTTGTGTTCTACAACCTCGACGGAGTGACGTTCCAAGGAGAAGGAACAATTGAAGGGAACGGAGAGGAGTGGTGGAACCTCCCCTGCAAACCACACAGAGTATGTCCTATGTTGCATCATACACATTAG contains the following coding sequences:
- the LOC109708880 gene encoding shaggy-related protein kinase alpha-like isoform X1 → MASVSVAPSSGLVDASGINIGVDRLPDEMNEMKISDDKEVEATVVDGNGTETGHIIVTTIGGRNGQPKKTISYMAERVVGHGSFGVVFQAKCLETGETVAIKKVLQDKRYKNRELQIIRLLDHPNVICLKHCFFSTTDKDELYLNLVLEYVPETVHRVVKHYNKMNQRMPLIYVKLYMYQICRALAYLHTTIGVCHRDIKPQNLLVNPHTHQLKICDFGSAKVLVKGEPNIAYICSRYYRAPELIFGATEYTTGIDIWSAGCVFAELLLGQPLFPGESGVDQLVEIIKVLGTPTREEIKCMNPNYTEFKFPQIKAHPWHKIFGKRMPPEAVDLVSRFLQYSPNLRCTALEALIHPFFDELRDPNSRLPNGRFLPPLFNFKPHELKGVPMETLLKLVPEHARKQCAFLGL
- the LOC109708880 gene encoding glycogen synthase kinase-3 homolog MsK-3-like isoform X2 produces the protein MASVSVAPSSGLVDASGINIGVDRLPDEMNEMKISDDKEVEATVVDGNGTETGHIIVTTIGGRNGQPKKTISYMAERVVGHGSFGVVFQAKCLETGETVAIKKVLQDKRYKNRELQIIRLLDHPNVICLKHCFFSTTDKDELYLNLVLEYVPETVHRVVKHYNKMNQRMPLIYVKLYMYQICRALAYLHTTIGVCHRDIKPQNLLVNPHTHQLKICDFGSAKVLVKGEPNIAYICSRYYRAPELIFGATEYTTGIDIWSAGCVFAELLLGQPLFPGESGVDQLVEIIKVLGTPTREEIKCMNPNYTEFKFPQIKAHPWHKIFGKRMPPEAVDLVSRFLQYSPNLRCTALEALIHPFFDELRDPNSRLPNELKGVPMETLLKLVPEHARKQCAFLGL